DNA from Quercus lobata isolate SW786 chromosome 1, ValleyOak3.0 Primary Assembly, whole genome shotgun sequence:
tgggtataaaatgtaaattgtccatttttatatatatatatatatatatatatatattgtgaagcactttttttttctttttcttttttaattttaatttttatgatttaattattctagactctttggtttttgtacttaataactcacttgaatgaatatttatgatatgatcCCACATTTGATTTTTGTAGGGACTGGGTTCAAGCACTTCTCCTGTTGGATGAATGGTctcaagcccaactagcccaatacaataaatttgtagagaatgagtttaagaactaggtcctaGTTTGGATTATAATAACTAGACATGATTACAAATGAGCTGAGTAACAAGGATATGGATTAAAGCATGAAATTTTGTCCTCGGGCGTTTCATCCGAGgaacttagtatttttcttcttccttcagtaCTAGGTTACAGAGGTTTTCAAGGTCATGCAGACTATTACcgtcttttccttttttcctccttctgctctttttttttttctcttccattcttGGAGGgtttctcacattatatatttctttccagtctgacagtttttagaccccttaaacaattgattaaacctagttaattagccaagttgttacttaggcagattaacaagtctaggttatcacaataataaagatcaaatcatgcaaagcagcgaaaaataaataacacacgatatgatcacccaggaaaccaaactggtaaaaacctggggaggatttgacctagctatcctcaaggtaaacttgaatccactatcagaaagaatcgaagttcatacaaaaggacttacaagcaccccagctcgacttcctaatgctaccaaccagtagaacttactgacacgaccacgtgcaagctccgaatccacggactccttctttctttggattccaccagctacaagcaccccggcttgtgtattctttaagttttaatggcagcaactgttttgatcatcaaggtttaAAGAATgtctcttccttgaaaaccttaagtttgtgtaaaggaaagctcctctagatctcacaagagatttacacaaaccgcaatatgagcaacactaaaacgtggctagggtttgccttttatacttagaacaaataagaaaccctaaaaacgttttaaacacatagggctgagttggacgaatctgcagaaaagcaatctgcctgacgttcgatcggtcaagcctaagcttcgatcgatcgagccaggccgaaagccataCTGCTTTCTGCTTTCCACTCGATTcaaactttacattgacatacaactttgagctagctttaaacacttctaaacacattgttttgatcatggtttgccaacattacacattagagttctaaaatacataaagtcctaaactttagaacctaacacagtcaatcttgaccctccacctgttgatcatgcaggtcattactcgagtgctcgtcccatctgccaccttcccaaaccctctgtgagttgtggCAACCAATGccgtactgttcaggggtcacttcctcatcaatgcggccagaacgttagttgggtgcattcaatgcggaggtgacagtttTTCCTTGAATTGTTCCTACACCATACACCCATGGGTGTACTACTGTACTTGTCCTTCTCTTGGGGGCGCTTTGGGACGCTGCCTTTGCCAACGTGCTGCTCTTTCCTCCTGGGATTTGGGATGCCAAGAGCAGGATTGTCCTCGACAATGTTTCTAGGctattttggttttctttgttcGTCCCCGGCCATTTCTCCCTCCTCGGCGTGGGTTTTGGGCTCAGTATAAACTGGGTCagggttgtcaaattctttggccccacaattttaaaattaagaaataaaaccctttaagaatatataatttaggATAGTATATgacgcaaaattggaactctaatttgaaattctaatttgagtttctcttagctttatctattattattattattattattattattatatatatatatatatatatatagattaactcatttggcacaaaaatttaaaaacttagattagataagacacatgacgcaaaattagactctaattgaatttcaatttaaaatctaattggattttctctcagttttgtttatcaatatatatgtatatatatatgtatatatatatatatatatgtatgtatgtatgtatgtatgtatgcatgCATGTTATGTGCCTCAAGTGAATAATAGGTAGGGGGCTTAGGAGTGAAATCCCACAGTATGATACAACTATGTTAGGAAAATCAACGCATTGAGTTTAGGGTTTCTTAGGCAGTATAAACTACAAATGCACCTGTGGACATAGACAAACGGCCAAAATATCTTAAATCtgtgtgtaaaaaaaaaggggggggggtgtggggggtgattttctattttcactATTACTTAGAATTAAAAACTTCAACAAGTTCAAACCAAACTAGGCCACTGCTAGAGAATCTCACACATTAAACTCTAAATTTAATGacttaataatattaaatttgttCGTGTCCTCTTGTTTCGCAATCAACGAACCACCCTAAGTGAAAATTACGTAATTTTCTTGGAGATAGGCAGCTTTCATTGGATACATGTTTagatttgtaattttaatttaaaccatGAAACATAAGGAAGAGGATCCTCAATCTTATTGTATGATTaaaagattttcttttatgaatttCATAGTATACAAAATGTCACGTCTTCTAAAACTTTATATGACGTGATACTggatatgtatttaaatttgtaatattgattcatttcaaatgaagaaagccTAGTTTGTGTCTTCTTGTTTCACAATTAACAAACCTGCCCAAGTGAATTTTGCTAGGTTTAGATTTTCTTTACAAAACATGGAAGGGCGATTCTCTAGTTTTAGAACTTCTACCTtgtttttatgtatataatCCAAATGATTATAACttataaacacaatttttaccTGATATAATCtctcttattaaaaaaagaaaagaactaattaatttattttaatgttcttttaccttttcttttacttattaGAGATACATATTCTCCCACATTAGTGTTCTCCTTCTTTGTCCTTCATTTTGTGGTTCCTAAGGAGACAAATCATTGAAATTCCACCTACAATTTTGCAAAATTGTAGGCCAACTGGCACAACTCCACTTCACCCCACTATTCCTGCTTATAAAGAGAAGGCAGTGCCACCTCTTTGCACATATCAACCCTTGACTAGTCTCCTCTTGACTCTCATCAAAAAACCTCTCTCACTATCTTTGTGgcctttcaagtttcaaacaTTTCCTAAtattttcccttcttttattaCCTCCTCAAGACCTTAGTTTATACTCAataaacatccactttaacACCCTAAACTAAGCAATGGCATCCAATTCAATGTCCTCCTCTAACTCATGGACTGCAAAAGAGAACAAGGCCTTTGAGAGGGCTCTTGCTGTGTATGATAAGGACACCCCTGACCGTTGGCACAATGTCGCTAAGGCTGTTGGTGGGAAAACACCAGAAGAAGTGAAAAGGCACTATGAACTTCTTGTGGAAGATGTCAAGCATATTGAGTCAGGCCGAGTTCCCTTCCCCAAATACAAGACAACTGGTGGGAGTAGCCAAGCAAATTAACACCGATGGGGAAAAGaggtagtatatatatatatatgcaaaaataCAAATCTTCTGCACCACAAATTacatatttgtatatatatattttgaaagcTTATACAATATATACTGCTTGCTTGACAAACAATGTAAACTCTATATCTAAAATCCTCAACCATTCACCACTACCTAGGAAGACTTTCCTTCCATTAATTTGAACCCAATCAGTAATAATAAGAGTAGCtcgactttttttttccaagtctACTTCTTCAACTTTTATTTGGATTCTCTGACACTCAGTTAAAAAACAGTGAGTATTATTTCGTCTATATTTCAAAAGTACTTCATTAATTGCTCTCGAATGCAcaattgtttattcttttgcccACAAAACCTGAACCAAAGGACTTCAATGGAATATATCATGTCCACGTTTACATGAAATCTACATATATTCGATCATATACTTAAATCCATGATTTCATATTAAATATATAGTACAATGATCCATGTGCCTtggatgtttatggtttttaactaacagtaacttttttttttattttttttaggagggTTTAACTAATAATTATGCAATGACTAATATATGAAATTGTGTCACATGTTGGCACAAAAAACGTGACATGTAAATCAAACAAATAGAATAAGTTTTCTATTTAGCCAAAGCCTAAT
Protein-coding regions in this window:
- the LOC115992212 gene encoding protein RADIALIS-like 3, with the translated sequence MASNSMSSSNSWTAKENKAFERALAVYDKDTPDRWHNVAKAVGGKTPEEVKRHYELLVEDVKHIESGRVPFPKYKTTGGSSQAN